One Branchiostoma lanceolatum isolate klBraLanc5 chromosome 18, klBraLanc5.hap2, whole genome shotgun sequence DNA window includes the following coding sequences:
- the LOC136424517 gene encoding mucin-2-like, with translation MDNFGDDTFYVNAQWSTAKNDWVLEDGSPAVELDPLNVPDGSSTKECLMMVNGQLTPAACDVASQVLCENTGTPGPESEDDGTARGEGYDICDNPTGIQCRNTQTGELLVGGETSADNLTTCSLQDGAQCDYNCDNYEVRYQCKYPMPECTTTLPPTTTTAPPTTTTAPSTTTTAPPTTTTAPPTTTTEPPTTTTAPPTTTTAPPTTTIAPPTTTTAPPTTTTAQPTTTTAPPTTTTAPPTTTAPPTTICEPIREWSPWIDLHCPPTECKYGEEHSLGMSCYQTGPTVNDSNTARIYCAENGGVVVTLSTPDEVGYIMNEFGGDTYYVNAHWSTTNDEWLLNDGSAADGLNSLNVPDGSSTERCLMMLNGELTAAACDIASQVLCENTGIPGPESEDDETARNEGYDICEDPIDIQCRNVRTGEILENGETSDDGLTCSLANGAQCAYDCENYEVRYECKYPMPECTTTLPPTTTTAPPTTTTAPPTTTTAPPTTTTAPPTTTTAPPTTTTAPPTTTTAPPTTTTAPPTTTTAPPTTICEPIKEWSPWIDLHCPPTGW, from the exons ATGGACAACTTTGGAGATGACACATTCTATGTGAATGCACAATGGTCAACAGCAAAAAATGACTGGGTTTTGGAGGACGGATCCCCCGCTGTCGAACTGGACCCACT aaATGTGCCTGACGGCAGCTCAACTAAGGAATGCCTGATGATGGTGAATGGGCAACTCACTCCAGCGGCTTGCGACGTCGCAAGTCAAGTTCTTTGCGAAAACACCGgaa CACCAGGTCCAGAGAGTGAAGACGATGGTACAGCACGAGGTGAAGGATATGACATATGTGACAATCCCACCGGTATTCAGTGTCGTAACACGCAAACCGGTGAATTACTGGTTGGCGGAGAAACATCAGCAGATAACCTTACAACATGCAGCTTACAAGATGGTGCACAATGTGACTATAA CTGTGACAATTATGAAGTACGGTACCAATGTAAGTATCCCATGCCAGAGTGTACCACTACACTACCGCCAACAACGACCACTGCACCACCCACAACGACCACAGCACCGTCCACCACAACCACAGCACCACCCACCACAACCACAGCACCACCCACAACGACCACTGAACCACCCACCACAACCACTGCACCACCCACAACAACCACTGCACCACCCACAACGACCATTGCACCACCAACCACAACAACTGCACCACCCACAACAACCACTGCACAACCCACCACAACCACTGCACCACCCACCACAACCACTGCACCGCCCACAACCACTGCACCACCAACCACAATATGTGAGCCTATAAGAGAATGGTCTCCCTGGATAGATCTGCATTGTCCCCCAACTG AGTGCAAGTATGGTGAAGAACATTCCCTTGGAATGTCCTGCTATCAGACTGGGCCAACCGTGAATGATTCCAACACTGCAAGAATATACTGTGCCGAGAATGGTGGCGTCGTGGTGACTTTGTCAACTCCGGATGAAGTG GGATATATAATGAACGAATTTGGAGGTGACACATACTATGTGAATGCACACTGGTCAACAACAAATGATGAATGGCTTTTGAATGATGGATCTGCTGCTGATGGGCTGAACTCGCT AAATGTGCCTGACGGCAGCTCTACCGAACGATGCCTGATGATGCTGAATGGAGAGCTCACTGCTGCAGCTTGTGACATCGCAAGCCAAGTCCTGTGTGAAAACACCGGAA TACCAGGTCCAGAGAGTGAAGACGATGAGACAGCACGAAATGAAGGTTATGACATATGTGAAGACCCCATAGATATTCAGTGTCGTAACGTGCGCACTGGTGAAATACTGGAGAACGGAGAAACCTCAGATGACGGTCTCACATGCAGCTTAGCTAATGGTGCTCAATGTGCCTATGA CTGTGAGAACTATGAAGTACGATACGAATGTAAGTATCCAATGCCAGAGTGTACGACTACACTACCACCCACAACGACCACAGCACCACCCACCACGACCACAGCACCACCCACCACGACCACAGCACCACCCACCACGACCACAGCACCACCAACCACAACCACTGCACCACCCACCACGACCACTGCACCACCCACAACAACCACGGCACCACCCACAACAACCACTGCACCACCCACAACAACCACTGCACCACCCACCACAATATGTGAGCCTATAAAGGAATGGTCTCCCTGGATAGATCTGCATTGTCCCCCAACTGGTTGGtag